Genomic DNA from Pelosinus sp. UFO1:
GGAACCATTCCTGCCTTCGTACCAAAGCCGATAAGTACACAAATAAATACGATATTTTTCATAAAAGAATTCACTGAGTTGCCACTTAAATGCTCAAAATTCATACTGCCAGCTGCCACAGCTAATAATAAGAAGGCCGTAATAATAAAAACCGTGCCAATATGGGTCATTAATATATAAATATAAGCCGACCTTGTATTCACTTTTTTTTCATATTCATGATTGACCAAGAAAAAGGATACTATGCTCATCAATTCCCAAGCAACTATAAAAGCAGCTACATGCTGGACTGTTAATACTAATACAATGGATAATAAAAATGCATTGTACAAACCTGCCATCAGCGGCAACCGGCACTCTTCATATTCACGACTATACCCGTAGGCATATAAGCTGGTAGCTACTCCCACCACTCCAACAACTAATAGAAAAAATGCTGACAAACCATCCATCCTGATTCCCATTTCGCCAAAGGGCAGCAGCACAGGCAAAGTAAATTTAAATTCCCCCTGAAAAAAAACAAAAATTGCACATAGTATAGCCATGGCACACCCCATGAGCGCTATACTATGTGCAATATAATTTGTGTATTTCACATTCCTTCTAGTGAAAAAAGCCGACAATATGCCTGTGCTAAATAATAACAGCATTATAAGATACAAATCTTCTGCAATCATTAGCTCACCACCTTATCATACTAAGCTATAATAAGTATAGTATAACATAAAAAAGGATTAAAGAAGTGAGAATAATCTGTATAATATATTTTTTACGGAATCAGAAAGTATAACCCTTCCTTGATTCCAAGTAAGAACGACTAAGACTTCTGCCTGTGTCCGAGGACTTGGCACAAGCCAAGTCTTTTCTTATCTCATTATGCGTCTTTTGCTAATGCCTTTATGCAAGTAGACTTTACTTACCCTCCAGCTGCTACTTAGCAAACAGTTTTTCAGCCCACGCTAAGCCTGTCGGCGATACAGCCAATCCGCCTTGCGCCGTTTCTTTTAATGAACAAGACATACTATTACCAACTGACGCCATCGCATCAATCACTTCATCCACGGGTATTACACTCTCAACACCTGCTAATGCCATTTCAGCAGCTACCATTGCTTGCGCTGCCGCACCTGCATTGCGCTTTACACAAGGTACTTCCACTAAGCCTGCTACGGGGTCACAGACCAATCCCAACATATTTTTTAACGTCATGGCCACTGCTTGCCCAACTTGATTCGGAGTACCACCATATAATTCTACCGCGGCACCAGCCGCCATAGCCGCTGCCGAACCACACTCAGCTTGACAGCCCCCCTCTGCTCCTGATAAAGAAGCTCGTGAAGCAATTACCATACCAATCGCTCCTGCTACAACTAAAGCCTTGGCAAGCTCTGCCATACTAAAATTTCGGGCTTCAGCCAAAGAAAATAGCACCGCGGGCAGAGTACCACTAGCACCAGCAGTTGGTACGGCAACAATACGCCCCATGGAAGCATTTGCCTCTCCTACTGCCAAAGCGATCATAATGGCCTTAGACATCGCACTACCTACAATACTCTTATCAGCAAATGCTTCGCGATAAGATTCTATCTTTTTTCCGTTACCACCAACCAAGCCACCCATAGATTTTACCCCTGTCAACCCCATCTCAATGGATTGTTGCATAACCTGTAGCATTTCTTCCATACGCCCCATTAAGACTGCTTCTTCTATTTCTAACTGCTTAACTTGGGCTGCTATGCAAAAATCACCGAAACTCTGATGATCTTGTGTTGCTAATTCAATCCATTCCTGCAAGGATAATTTTTCTTCCACTTTATGTCACCTCTACCATTTAAAAATTTATTACATCTACAGTTACTATACCAATTGAATGCGTCGCACCGATTGAATATGAGGTAATTTGCCAATCCCTTCATAAGTCCTATCATCAATGGGTTGATCTGTTTCCACAATCATCGCTGCCAAACCACCCTTTTCTTTCCGGAACACCTTCATCTGCGCAACATTTACACCTTGCGTAGATAAAACACTGGTCACTATAGCAATGGCACCAGGGCGATCGTAGTGCATTGTTAAAATAGTAGGAAAATCACCACTAAATTCTACGGGAAAATCGTCTATACTAGTAATAACAACACGCCCCCCGCCAATTGACTTTCCTGTCACTATACACTGGTTTCCTCTAACACCCGTTAACCAAAATCGAACGGAATTGGGATGAGCAAAGTCACCTAACTGAATGGTTTTAAAAGAAATGGCAATACCTGCATCCTTTGCAACCTCAAATGATTTTGGAATACGTTCATCATCCGTCGCCCATCCTTGCAGTCCAGCTACCAAAGCCACGTCAGTACCGTGACCTCGATAAGTTTGGGCAAAGGAACCGTGTAAGCCAATCACAGCCTCTTTTACATCTTCCCCTAAAATTGATAATGCCAAATTCCCTAAACGAACTGCACCTGCAGTATGAGAACTAGAGGGGCCAATCATAACTGGACCTATTACATCAAAAATATTCATATTATATCTGTCTCCTTTAAGATGCCATCTATAATTATAAAACCATGAAATCCCATAGAAAATTACCTCTTATTATAGTAGCATGTTTACTCTCAGTGGACAATAACTCAAAACGTTTATATTTCCATTATATGCTATAATTTTATTCTTTTAATCGTTGGAAACACAACAATTACAATATGTTAATAGGTTTACTCCGATATATATATATGTTACAGTATTAGAAAAACTTTCTACTCTGATAATAAGGAGGGAGTGTTATTATAAATAAGATCCATATTATCTTAGCCGATGATCATGCCGTTTTACGTTCAGGACTAAAAGCACTACTAAATAGTTCTTCCCAATTTGAAGTGGTCGGAGAAGCAGAAAATGGTCTTGAAGCAATTGAATTAGTAGAAACTCTTACCCCTGATGTGTTAATTCTTGACTTATCTATGCCCGACATGAATGGTATTGACTGTATCAAAGAAATTAGATCTCGTGGTCTAACTTGTCCCATTCTTGTGCTAACCATGTATGATGATGAAGAATATATCAAAGAAGTCATGCGTTCAGGAGCAAATAGTTATGTATTAAAAAAATCCGCAGATACGGAATTGATGGAGAGTATCATTA
This window encodes:
- the sdaAA gene encoding L-serine ammonia-lyase, iron-sulfur-dependent, subunit alpha, which produces MEEKLSLQEWIELATQDHQSFGDFCIAAQVKQLEIEEAVLMGRMEEMLQVMQQSIEMGLTGVKSMGGLVGGNGKKIESYREAFADKSIVGSAMSKAIMIALAVGEANASMGRIVAVPTAGASGTLPAVLFSLAEARNFSMAELAKALVVAGAIGMVIASRASLSGAEGGCQAECGSAAAMAAGAAVELYGGTPNQVGQAVAMTLKNMLGLVCDPVAGLVEVPCVKRNAGAAAQAMVAAEMALAGVESVIPVDEVIDAMASVGNSMSCSLKETAQGGLAVSPTGLAWAEKLFAK
- the sdaAB gene encoding L-serine ammonia-lyase, iron-sulfur-dependent subunit beta; translated protein: MNIFDVIGPVMIGPSSSHTAGAVRLGNLALSILGEDVKEAVIGLHGSFAQTYRGHGTDVALVAGLQGWATDDERIPKSFEVAKDAGIAISFKTIQLGDFAHPNSVRFWLTGVRGNQCIVTGKSIGGGRVVITSIDDFPVEFSGDFPTILTMHYDRPGAIAIVTSVLSTQGVNVAQMKVFRKEKGGLAAMIVETDQPIDDRTYEGIGKLPHIQSVRRIQLV
- a CDS encoding response regulator transcription factor, which codes for MINKIHIILADDHAVLRSGLKALLNSSSQFEVVGEAENGLEAIELVETLTPDVLILDLSMPDMNGIDCIKEIRSRGLTCPILVLTMYDDEEYIKEVMRSGANSYVLKKSADTELMESIIKIHKGKRYLSENLSQSLLNSLLYDDETAPDNQSPYRVLSVREREVLRYLAHGHTNSEIADMLTLSPKTIDTYRSRIMNKLNIHKKSDLVNYAIQYKLITI